The Saccharothrix variisporea genome has a segment encoding these proteins:
- a CDS encoding Vms1/Ankzf1 family peptidyl-tRNA hydrolase — MSTLGEVVRAGGPFASVYLDASHDTEDAAKALELRWRGLRDDLARQGADEDTLRAIDAAALEPLTGKSGRALIAAHGELLLNRPLPRPPASDTARWSRRPHLLPLASLLGPEVPHVVIVADRAGADLHAHSDGIETNTEVHGETHPLHKVGGGGWAHKRFQNTVEETAQRNAARVAEAAETLVSGLNARLLVLGGEVQARAAIREELSPRCREILVEVEGASLSGGTDDESFDAAVQTLVAQHRYAEEHDVVERFAAESGREGGLAVQGMEKVVEALREANVAALLVADRTPLGDRMVFAGDDPAQVAVRESDLRALGVDDVEPQPADEVLAVAASATGAEVVITEEARLWEGVGALLRHT; from the coding sequence ATGTCCACCTTGGGAGAGGTCGTCCGGGCCGGCGGACCGTTCGCGTCGGTCTACCTGGACGCCTCGCACGACACGGAGGACGCGGCCAAGGCGCTGGAACTGCGCTGGCGCGGGCTGCGCGACGACCTGGCCCGGCAGGGCGCCGACGAGGACACGCTGCGCGCCATCGACGCGGCGGCCCTCGAACCCCTGACCGGCAAGTCCGGCCGAGCCCTGATAGCGGCCCACGGCGAACTCCTGCTCAACCGCCCCCTACCGCGACCGCCGGCGTCCGACACGGCCCGCTGGTCCCGCCGCCCGCACCTGCTGCCCCTGGCCAGCCTGCTGGGCCCGGAGGTGCCGCACGTGGTCATCGTCGCCGACCGAGCCGGCGCGGACCTGCACGCCCACAGCGACGGCATCGAGACGAACACCGAGGTCCACGGCGAGACCCACCCGCTGCACAAGGTCGGCGGCGGGGGTTGGGCGCACAAGCGCTTCCAGAACACCGTCGAGGAAACCGCCCAGCGCAACGCGGCCCGAGTGGCGGAGGCCGCCGAAACCCTGGTGTCCGGCCTGAACGCCCGCTTGCTCGTCCTGGGCGGCGAGGTCCAGGCCCGCGCGGCGATCCGCGAGGAACTGAGCCCCCGGTGCCGCGAGATCCTGGTCGAGGTCGAGGGCGCGAGCCTGTCCGGCGGCACGGACGACGAGTCCTTCGACGCGGCCGTGCAGACGCTGGTCGCCCAACACCGCTACGCCGAAGAACACGACGTGGTGGAGCGTTTCGCGGCCGAATCGGGCCGTGAGGGCGGCTTGGCCGTGCAGGGCATGGAGAAGGTCGTGGAGGCGCTGCGCGAAGCCAACGTCGCCGCCCTCCTGGTGGCCGACCGGACCCCGCTGGGCGACCGGATGGTGTTCGCGGGCGACGACCCGGCCCAGGTCGCGGTCCGCGAGTCCGACCTGCGCGCGCTCGGCGTCGACGACGTCGAGCCCCAACCCGCCGACGAGGTCCTGGCGGTCGCGGCCAGCGCCACCGGCGCGGAGGTCGTGATCACCGAGGAAGCCCGGCTCTGGGAAGGCGTCGGCGCGCTCCTCCGCCACACCTGA